GCCGGTTCCGGCTCCACGCTTGAGGAAGCGATGGGCTACACGCTCTTCTCGGACGGCAAGCGCGTGCGTCCCGCGCTCGCGCGCGCGGTCGGCGATATGCTCTGCGGCGAGCCGGAAAAGGCGCGGCCTTACGCCGCCGCGATCGAGCTTA
This portion of the Clostridia bacterium genome encodes:
- a CDS encoding geranyl transferase, coding for MNDATFSEKYAAYASMAEARLRACAGSGSTLEEAMGYTLFSDGKRVRPALARAVGDMLCGEPEKARPYAAAIEL